From Thermodesulfobacteriota bacterium, a single genomic window includes:
- a CDS encoding response regulator, whose translation MSAKPKRVLIAEDNPMSRKCLTAHMELLGYEVAAVSNGRAAVEKVREFRPDLAIFDVMMPEMDGIDAAKAVSAISPLPVILVSGHSSEDLAARAIDAGVFAYLMKPVSRKHLLPAVELAFSRYHQFEDLREEVGDLKEAIETRKLVERAKGILMKRCKIDEEDAFKLLQVQSQKENKKMKYVAEMVISASKLI comes from the coding sequence GTGAGCGCGAAGCCCAAGAGAGTACTTATCGCCGAGGACAACCCCATGTCCAGGAAGTGCCTGACGGCACACATGGAGCTTCTCGGCTACGAGGTGGCCGCCGTTTCTAACGGAAGGGCCGCTGTGGAGAAGGTTCGGGAGTTCCGGCCCGACCTGGCCATATTCGACGTAATGATGCCCGAGATGGACGGCATAGACGCCGCAAAGGCCGTCTCGGCCATCTCCCCGCTGCCCGTAATCCTCGTTAGCGGCCACTCTTCCGAGGACCTGGCCGCAAGGGCCATCGATGCCGGGGTTTTTGCCTACCTTATGAAGCCCGTCTCCAGGAAGCACCTCCTGCCCGCCGTGGAGCTCGCGTTTTCGAGATATCACCAGTTCGAAGACCTGAGGGAAGAGGTCGGCGACCTCAAGGAGGCCATCGAGACGCGTAAGCTCGTGGAGAGGGCCAAGGGCATTCTGATGAAGAGGTGCAAGATAGACGAAGAGGATGCCTTCAAACTCCTGCAGGTACAGTCGCAGAAAGAGAACAAGAAGATGAAATATGTGGCCGAGATGGTCATCTCGGCCAGCAAGCTCATCTGA